One region of Candidatus Riesia pediculischaeffi genomic DNA includes:
- the dut gene encoding dUTP diphosphatase: MKKRVNIKILKDYARKAISIPQYSTSGSAGLDIRVILDDPINLHPKDSVLLPTGIAIHMEDEEMAAIILPRSGLAHKFGIILNNSVGLIDSDYQGEIMIPILNNGKDDFLIQPGYRIAQIVFFPIVKVEFEIVQSFSKISSRNNRGFGHSGI, encoded by the coding sequence ATGAAGAAAAGAGTAAACATCAAAATACTTAAAGATTACGCGCGAAAAGCGATATCGATACCTCAATATTCAACTTCTGGATCTGCTGGATTAGATATCAGAGTCATTTTAGATGATCCGATCAACTTACATCCGAAAGATTCGGTGTTACTACCAACTGGGATTGCGATACATATGGAAGATGAAGAAATGGCAGCTATCATTCTTCCAAGATCTGGATTAGCGCATAAATTTGGAATAATATTGAATAATTCTGTCGGATTGATAGATTCAGATTATCAAGGAGAAATCATGATACCCATTTTGAACAATGGTAAGGATGACTTCTTGATTCAACCTGGATATAGGATCGCTCAAATTGTTTTCTTTCCCATCGTGAAAGTAGAATTTGAGATTGTGCAATCTTTTTCAAAAATTTCCAGTAGGAATAACAGAGGATTTGGTCATTCTGGGATATAA
- the rplM gene encoding 50S ribosomal protein L13, producing MNAEIIIKMIKRNWYIFDVSGKILGRIASRIAYYLMGKHKSEYAPYVDIGDYVIVTNSKKILVTGNKRNLKEYYRHTGYVGGLKKISFKNLIERYPDRVIRYAVKGMLPKNKLGKRMYLRMKIYSEAVHRHHVNKPKIII from the coding sequence ATGAATGCAGAGATTATTATCAAAATGATAAAAAGAAACTGGTATATTTTTGATGTTAGCGGAAAAATTTTAGGAAGAATTGCTAGTCGTATAGCTTACTACTTAATGGGAAAACATAAGTCGGAATATGCACCTTATGTTGACATTGGAGATTATGTTATCGTAACTAACTCTAAGAAAATTTTAGTAACTGGAAACAAGAGGAACCTGAAGGAGTACTATCGTCATACAGGATATGTAGGAGGACTAAAAAAGATTAGTTTCAAAAACTTGATAGAACGATATCCCGATAGAGTAATAAGATATGCGGTTAAAGGAATGTTGCCGAAAAATAAGTTAGGAAAAAGAATGTACTTAAGAATGAAGATATATTCAGAAGCAGTACATAGACATCATGTTAATAAGCCAAAAATAATTATTTAG
- a CDS encoding DedA family protein, producing MKLIKNIFLSIWYQDFGDIINSSSECTIYIVLFFILFCENGLLFASFLPGDSLLILTGLLIARNKIDFFKTIVVLTAGTSLGSWIGYLQGRWFGKNDKFGAMFFCKKYQKKAHLLLENYGLFALFLGRFLAFVRTILPMITGFLGFSHKKFQIFNWISGITWTFVLISVGYFLSISNVFHRYENKIVKILIFTPLSLLLSGFLFFLFSFLRRKYLRKMN from the coding sequence ATGAAGTTGATTAAAAATATCTTCCTTTCGATTTGGTATCAAGACTTTGGTGATATAATAAACTCTTCTTCAGAGTGTACAATTTATATCGTGTTGTTTTTCATCTTATTTTGTGAAAATGGGCTACTTTTCGCATCTTTTTTACCGGGAGATAGCTTGTTGATACTTACAGGGTTGTTAATAGCACGAAATAAAATTGATTTTTTTAAAACAATCGTTGTATTAACTGCTGGAACCAGTCTAGGATCCTGGATAGGATATCTTCAAGGAAGATGGTTTGGTAAAAATGATAAATTCGGAGCTATGTTTTTTTGTAAAAAATATCAAAAGAAAGCTCATCTTCTTTTGGAAAATTACGGATTGTTCGCACTGTTTCTTGGCCGTTTTCTAGCATTTGTTCGAACTATCTTGCCGATGATAACCGGATTTCTTGGTTTTTCACATAAAAAATTTCAAATCTTCAACTGGATCAGTGGTATCACTTGGACTTTCGTATTGATCAGCGTTGGATATTTTTTGAGCATCAGTAATGTTTTTCACCGTTATGAGAATAAAATTGTAAAAATACTTATTTTTACTCCATTATCTTTACTGTTGTCTGGCTTTCTATTTTTTTTGTTTTCTTTCTTAAGAAGAAAATACCTTAGAAAGATGAACTAG
- a CDS encoding Do family serine endopeptidase codes for MKFFRNLVCLKRVFYDQENFYVKKIKKNITQIIVIISIVSFFSELKAIDDTYIRSNQQQIVPSLAPMLEKVLPAVVSIRVSGTKIHNQQIPEEFKFFFGPNFPSQQQSIRPFEGIGSGVIIDLKKGYVITNNHVVDNAKDIQIQLNEGVEIGAKLVGKDTLADIALLQIKNLTLKTIKDLHLRAIEIADSDKIKVGDFVVAVGNPFGIGQTATSGIISALGRSGLNIEGIENFIQTDASINKGNSGGALVNLNGELIGINTAILAPGGGNIGIGFAIPSNMVRSLSNQIIKNGEVRRGFLGIKGTELTSDIARALNIDIQRGAFVSEVIPRSSAYKAGIQPGDIIVSMDEKRINSFAELRAKVGVAEVGKLIKIGILRKRKLINVTVILELDESYYRDLKKITVSILGATFSNGTEKHLKGVRVENVSSNSTAQSIGLKKYDFIITLNENRVENIVQFQKIIDKNPKALAFNILREGRNIYLLFRKSGY; via the coding sequence ATGAAATTTTTTCGTAATTTGGTTTGCCTTAAAAGAGTATTCTATGATCAAGAAAACTTCTACGTGAAGAAAATCAAGAAAAATATTACTCAGATTATCGTAATCATATCAATAGTTTCATTTTTTTCTGAATTGAAAGCAATTGATGACACATATATCAGATCGAATCAACAACAGATTGTACCTAGTTTAGCTCCGATGTTAGAAAAAGTTCTTCCTGCTGTCGTTAGTATTAGAGTTTCTGGTACGAAAATTCATAACCAGCAAATTCCAGAAGAATTTAAATTTTTCTTTGGACCGAATTTTCCTTCTCAACAACAAAGCATACGTCCTTTCGAAGGGATTGGATCTGGCGTAATAATCGATCTAAAGAAAGGATACGTTATAACCAACAATCATGTGGTAGATAATGCTAAAGATATACAGATCCAACTAAATGAAGGTGTAGAGATAGGTGCTAAACTAGTTGGAAAAGATACTTTAGCTGATATTGCGTTGTTACAAATCAAGAATTTGACACTAAAAACGATCAAAGACCTTCATCTAAGAGCTATCGAGATTGCAGATTCTGACAAAATTAAGGTAGGAGATTTTGTAGTAGCAGTAGGAAATCCATTTGGAATAGGTCAAACTGCAACATCAGGGATCATCTCTGCACTGGGAAGAAGTGGATTAAATATAGAAGGTATAGAAAATTTTATCCAAACAGATGCTTCGATCAACAAAGGAAACTCAGGAGGAGCTTTAGTAAACTTGAACGGTGAACTGATTGGAATTAATACAGCGATTCTAGCTCCCGGAGGAGGAAACATCGGGATAGGATTTGCGATCCCTTCGAATATGGTAAGATCGTTAAGCAATCAAATCATCAAGAATGGTGAAGTAAGAAGGGGATTTTTAGGGATCAAAGGAACGGAACTTACTTCTGATATTGCAAGAGCTTTGAATATCGATATTCAGAGAGGTGCTTTTGTAAGTGAGGTAATTCCCAGATCTTCTGCTTACAAAGCTGGTATTCAACCGGGAGATATCATCGTTAGTATGGATGAAAAAAGAATCAATAGTTTCGCTGAACTACGTGCTAAAGTTGGCGTTGCAGAAGTCGGAAAACTGATAAAAATAGGTATCCTTCGAAAAAGAAAGCTAATAAACGTTACTGTTATATTAGAGCTTGATGAATCATATTATCGAGATCTCAAAAAGATTACAGTTTCCATTTTAGGGGCAACATTTAGCAATGGTACAGAGAAGCACTTGAAAGGGGTTAGGGTAGAGAACGTATCATCGAATTCTACTGCACAATCCATCGGACTTAAAAAATATGATTTCATCATCACCCTCAACGAAAATAGGGTTGAAAATATTGTTCAGTTTCAAAAAATCATAGATAAAAATCCAAAAGCACTCGCTTTCAATATTCTCAGAGAAGGAAGGAACATATATCTTCTTTTTCGTAAAAGTGGATACTGA
- the rsmI gene encoding 16S rRNA (cytidine(1402)-2'-O)-methyltransferase, translated as MSSLYIVPTPIGNLEDITLRAINVLKEVDLIAVENIRRTLPILNYYQIRKRIVTLNRENELFLTGKLVSIISKGKKVAIVSSSGTPLINDPGYYFVSQCIKQSIRVIPLPGACSAITALSASGMPSDRFCYEGFLPRKKLSKSKKLKQLDRESRTLIFYESPRRILNTLECILNIFGNSRKVVLAREVTKLWESFQTGTAGYLIELIKRGEIKQKGEIVLIVEGYKIKKSFERERTDNKINSDVQKLLVHLLKFLSLKGVVQIVGKACNIDKNYLYNFIIKNRQTLNDL; from the coding sequence ATGTCATCTTTATATATTGTTCCCACTCCAATTGGTAACCTGGAAGATATTACTTTAAGAGCAATAAATGTTCTAAAAGAAGTGGATCTAATTGCAGTCGAAAATATTCGTCGTACATTACCGATATTAAACTATTATCAAATAAGAAAAAGAATAGTAACCCTCAATAGGGAGAATGAACTATTCTTAACGGGTAAACTAGTATCCATCATATCCAAAGGAAAAAAGGTTGCTATTGTGTCAAGCTCCGGAACTCCATTGATTAATGATCCTGGATATTATTTTGTTTCTCAATGTATCAAACAATCGATCAGGGTCATTCCATTACCTGGAGCATGCTCTGCTATAACCGCTTTATCCGCTTCAGGAATGCCATCCGATAGATTTTGTTATGAAGGTTTCTTACCAAGAAAGAAACTATCCAAAAGTAAAAAGCTGAAACAGCTTGACAGAGAATCAAGAACTTTAATATTTTATGAATCTCCAAGGAGAATCTTAAACACATTAGAATGCATTTTGAACATTTTTGGAAATTCAAGAAAGGTAGTTTTAGCAAGAGAAGTCACGAAACTTTGGGAATCGTTTCAAACAGGTACCGCAGGATATTTGATAGAATTGATAAAGAGAGGAGAAATAAAACAAAAAGGAGAAATCGTGTTAATCGTTGAAGGATACAAGATAAAAAAGTCGTTTGAAAGAGAGCGAACCGATAATAAAATCAACTCGGATGTTCAAAAGTTGCTTGTCCACCTTTTAAAATTTTTGTCACTGAAGGGTGTCGTTCAAATTGTCGGAAAAGCATGCAATATAGATAAGAATTATTTATACAACTTTATCATCAAGAACCGTCAAACACTTAACGATCTATAG
- the coaBC gene encoding bifunctional phosphopantothenoylcysteine decarboxylase/phosphopantothenate--cysteine ligase CoaBC, with translation MNNLQNKKILIGVSGSIAAYKIPELIRIFRKEGAEVKVVMTDLARLFVTPLVLQAISGYPVLENRNGMIVDNQEDCSIRHIDLGRWADLILLAPATADLLARMSIGMTNDLLTAICLAAESEKKIAIAPSMNKQMYQSKTTQKNISILKSRGMLIWGPCEGEQICGGFGLGRMIEPIQIVNLTSRLFQYDQDMKGIRIMVTAGPTQEKIDVMKFLSNYSSGKMGFAIAQASAERGAEVTLISGPVHLDTPPCVHRINVISALEMNEEVQKIIKKQDIFVGCAAVSDYRPKQFLSEEKIDSDLKNVQLTLTKNPDIIKNIGRMNSDRPYTIGFSAETRMENLISNSYIKKTNKNLDLICANNIALKNHGFHTEGNSLHLVWSKDKFEFIPYDHKIKISHQLLSKILPRYEEKSKHQNT, from the coding sequence ATGAATAACTTGCAGAATAAAAAAATATTAATAGGTGTCAGCGGTAGCATTGCGGCATATAAGATTCCAGAACTGATTCGTATCTTCCGAAAAGAGGGTGCCGAAGTGAAAGTCGTCATGACAGATTTGGCCAGATTGTTTGTAACACCATTAGTTTTACAGGCAATTTCTGGATATCCTGTTCTAGAAAATCGAAATGGAATGATCGTTGATAACCAAGAAGATTGTTCTATAAGACATATAGATCTTGGAAGATGGGCAGATTTAATACTGCTAGCTCCAGCTACAGCTGATCTATTAGCAAGAATGAGCATCGGTATGACAAACGATCTTCTAACAGCCATCTGTCTAGCTGCTGAATCTGAAAAAAAGATAGCGATCGCTCCTTCGATGAACAAGCAGATGTATCAATCTAAAACTACACAAAAAAATATTAGTATTCTCAAAAGCAGAGGTATGTTAATCTGGGGACCATGTGAAGGTGAACAAATTTGTGGTGGATTTGGATTAGGAAGAATGATAGAACCGATCCAAATCGTTAATTTAACTTCAAGATTATTTCAATATGATCAAGATATGAAGGGAATTCGAATAATGGTCACTGCAGGTCCTACTCAAGAAAAGATAGATGTGATGAAGTTTTTAAGTAATTATAGTTCAGGAAAAATGGGATTCGCAATTGCTCAAGCATCCGCTGAGAGGGGGGCTGAAGTCACATTAATCTCAGGACCTGTTCATCTAGATACGCCTCCCTGTGTCCATCGGATCAACGTGATAAGCGCGCTTGAAATGAACGAAGAAGTACAAAAGATCATCAAAAAACAGGATATCTTTGTAGGATGTGCTGCTGTTTCCGATTACCGACCGAAACAGTTCCTTTCAGAAGAAAAGATTGATAGCGATCTGAAAAATGTTCAATTAACCTTGACAAAGAATCCTGATATTATCAAAAATATAGGAAGAATGAACAGCGATCGTCCTTACACCATCGGGTTTTCAGCAGAGACACGTATGGAAAATCTTATATCAAACTCTTATATCAAGAAAACAAATAAAAATTTAGATCTGATTTGTGCGAATAATATTGCTTTAAAAAATCATGGATTTCATACAGAAGGAAATTCTTTACATCTAGTTTGGTCGAAGGATAAATTTGAGTTCATACCGTATGATCACAAGATTAAAATCAGCCATCAGCTTCTCAGCAAAATTTTACCTCGTTATGAAGAAAAGAGTAAACATCAAAATACTTAA
- a CDS encoding YicC/YloC family endoribonuclease produces MLGMTAYAKRCVDSNFGDFCLEIFSFNHRYLDILIHLPTEIQHLEFFIEDFIRKRINRGRLRFTLRFERNQYFDQNYRMFIDKRLVIKLSKFLTWIEENIKIDRSCSMDLLNWPGVIRNQSGKHDNIKEFKDLLSCNLSLLIEDLILYKVKEGENVKNLIHGKLEKIEKIIYRIRSFIPEFERINQDKLKEKLENLHLDKSFDVDFLKKDILTFVRHADILEEIDRIALHVHLSKDLIQKNFPIGKKLDFIFQEINRESNTISSKSNHVKIINLAIEIKVLVDQVREHIQNIE; encoded by the coding sequence ATGTTAGGAATGACAGCTTATGCAAAAAGGTGTGTGGATAGTAATTTCGGTGATTTCTGTCTAGAAATTTTTTCTTTTAACCATAGATATTTAGATATTCTTATACATTTACCAACTGAAATACAACATTTAGAGTTTTTCATAGAAGATTTTATTCGAAAGAGGATCAATCGAGGAAGGTTGAGATTCACATTACGGTTTGAAAGAAATCAATATTTTGATCAAAATTATCGGATGTTTATCGATAAACGTCTAGTTATAAAACTTTCCAAATTCCTGACATGGATTGAAGAAAATATCAAGATCGATCGAAGTTGTTCGATGGATCTCCTCAATTGGCCTGGTGTAATCCGAAATCAAAGTGGTAAACATGATAATATAAAAGAGTTTAAAGACCTTCTATCATGCAACCTATCTTTGTTGATAGAAGATCTTATCTTATATAAAGTAAAAGAAGGAGAGAATGTAAAGAACCTCATTCATGGAAAATTAGAGAAGATAGAAAAAATAATCTATAGAATACGTTCTTTTATACCTGAGTTTGAACGTATCAATCAGGATAAATTAAAAGAAAAGTTAGAGAATTTACACCTAGATAAAAGTTTCGATGTAGATTTCTTGAAGAAAGACATTCTTACGTTTGTACGCCATGCGGATATCCTTGAAGAAATAGATAGAATTGCGTTACACGTCCATCTCTCAAAGGATCTAATACAAAAGAATTTTCCTATCGGAAAGAAATTAGATTTCATATTTCAAGAGATTAATAGGGAATCAAATACCATTTCTTCCAAATCGAACCATGTTAAGATCATCAATTTAGCGATTGAAATAAAGGTATTAGTCGATCAGGTGAGGGAACATATTCAGAACATTGAATAA
- the rpsI gene encoding 30S ribosomal protein S9 yields MNQKNYIYYGTGRRKSSSARVFIKNGKGKILINKKSVLIYFNKESERDCVQQPLRALDISEKMDLYITVKGGGGSGQSRAIRHGISRALLKYRESFSAKLKKLGFITRDSREVERKKVGFRKSRKKPQYSKR; encoded by the coding sequence ATGAATCAAAAAAATTATATTTATTATGGAACAGGAAGAAGGAAGTCATCTTCCGCTAGAGTGTTCATTAAGAATGGAAAAGGGAAGATTTTGATTAACAAGAAGAGCGTTTTGATTTATTTCAACAAAGAATCAGAGAGAGATTGTGTTCAGCAACCATTAAGAGCTTTAGATATTTCAGAAAAAATGGATTTGTATATTACCGTGAAAGGAGGAGGAGGATCTGGTCAATCTCGTGCGATAAGACATGGGATATCCAGAGCATTGTTGAAATATAGGGAAAGTTTTTCTGCAAAGTTAAAAAAACTTGGTTTTATCACTAGGGATTCCAGGGAAGTGGAAAGAAAGAAGGTTGGTTTCCGAAAGTCTCGAAAAAAACCACAATATTCTAAGAGATAG